The genomic interval CACTCTTTTCTATCGGGAATATATAGAGCGTGGACCGGTTTTCAAAGCGCCGCGGACGGATGAACCCGTCCGGCGCGTACCGCTGGTATTGACTGAACGGCCCGATAGAGGAGTCAGGAAATTGGAAGGTCCACGGAATCTGAAGGCGCGGGAGTTCAAGTCGCTCTGCACGCTCGTCAACACCGTTTTCCGCGGCGATGGCGTGGGACGCATGGAGGAGCAGTATCCGTTGCTCTTCGCGCCGGAGAACTACGACCATCTACTCGTCATGGTCGACGACGGCGTCGTGGTCTCCCACGTGGGTGCGTTGACGCGGGACATCTCCGTGCTCGGTTGCCGGATGCCCACCATGAGCATCGGCGCGGTGGCGACCTACGAATCGCACCGGGGACAGGGCCTGGCGACCCGGCTGATGGAAGCGGCGATCAGGAAGGCCGTCGAACAGGACGCCGTGCTCATGCCCATATCAGGAGGCAGGGGGCTTTACACGCGCTTGGGCGCCAGGAGGATTGGGCAATACGTGCTCTATACCGTCCCCCGCGACCTCCTGCCCGGGTGCGAAGTGGATATCCGCCGCGCGGAAGCGGAGGACCTGCTCGAAATGACGCGGCTGTATGCGGAAGAGCCCAGCCGATACGTGCGTTCAACAAACGATCTCCGGATGGCGGTCGACGTCGAATGGATCTGCGACCGCGACGGGGAAACCGTGGTGATTCGCGACGGCGGGCGCCCGGTGGCCTACGCGGGAATCCAGAAGCGCCGGCCCGACCGGGAAGGCGAAGCGAGCAGGGCCAGGCTGTGTGAGATAGCCGGTTCCCGGTTCGCGCTGGTGCGCGCGTTGCCGGATTTCTACGAACGCTTCGAAGTGGACTGCATCGAGATCGTCACCACGTCATCCGACCGCGAACTAGCCTCCCTGCTCCGGCCCCACGGCGTGACCGCGGCGCCCCAGGGATTCACGGGCACGGTCCTCGTCCTGCAACCGGAGCGGCTGCTGCGAGCATTCGATGAATACATCGCGGACGTGCTCGGCGCGGGTACATTGACATGGGAGGTTTCAGCGGATTCGGCGGTATTTCGGTGCGGCGGAAAGGATCATGCCGTGGCATCGAGCGACCTTGGCGCTCTCGTCTTCGGCGTGGTGCCACCCGACGAGGATCCGTTCGAGACATTTCCCGCAGGGTTGCTCCGGACCGCGGTGGAGAATGTATTCCCCGTCCAATTGCCCTGGTACGGCTTCAATTTCGTCTGACGGGTCCGGCGCTCATACTACGGCATTGAGGCGTCGGGCCACAGTCGCTCACCGCCTCGTCTCATCCAAACAGCCAGACGGCCGTCACTCCAGCACCTTCATCCTCAGGTGGGAAGGCGCGTTCCGGGAGAAGTACACCCGGTGCGTCGCCGCCTGGTAGTCCTCCTCCTTCGCGTCGTAGATACTCGGTACCCAAGTCTGCGGATTGCGGTCCACCATGGGGAACCAGGAGCTTTGCACCTGGACCATCATGCGGTGCCCCGCCCTGAACGTGTGGGCAACGTCCTGCATGTCGAAGACGACGTTCGTGACACTGCCCGGCCGCATGGGCTCGGGATAGGTGAAACTGTTCCGATACCGCGCCCGCATGACCTCGCCCCGCACCATGAGCTGGAACCCGCCCATCTTCACGTTCATGGGGTTCGCGCCCGCGTAGCTCGCCGTATCGGGATACACGTCGATCAGCTTGATGATGAAATCCGCGTCCTCCCCCGTCGTGGAAACGTACAGGTTGGCGAACAGGTCGCCCGCCACGGTGACGACCTCTTGCAGCACATCCGACTCGAAGACGAGCACGTCCGGGCGGGACGCGGCAAACCGCTGGTCCTGGATGAGGTACCGGTCGTCCCGGTTGATGACGACCTGGGAAGTGTGGGGCACGGGTTTCTCCGGATCGCTCACGTACTCGGCGTAGTCGTCCACCCCCGCCGGACGATCGAAAGACAGTCCGCCGCCGGGCGCCAGGTAGAGGTACGCTTCACGCGCTTCCCGGGGCGGCCAGCGGTCGAAGGCGTGCCACCGGTTCGAACCCGTGACGAAGATGCTGGCTTCCGGCAACTCCGGATCGGGGCCATCCTTCAGGTAGTGGTTGAAGAAGGGCAGTTCGATGGCTTCCCGGTAATGCTCCGCCGTGGGTTGATCGAAATAGATGTCCTGGTACCGCTGGCCGCTGCCCCGCGCCCATCCGCCGTGCCACCAAGGACCCATTACGAGATGGTTCACGATGCCCGGATTGTGGTCTTCCACCGCGGCGTAGGTCTTCAGCGGACCGTACAGGTCCTGGGCGTCGAAGAACCCGCCCACCACGAGCACCGCGGGTTTCACGTCCCTCAGGTGGGGCAGCGGCGTGCGGGCCTGCCAGAATTCGTCGTAGTCGGGATGCTCCATCATGGCGTTCCAGATCTTGTTCTCTCCGTGCAAGTATTTCTCGTTGATGTTCGACAGGGGCCCGAGATCGAGATACCACCGGTAGCCGTCCGGCGTGCCGTAGTCGCGGAAGCCCGTGGCCCGCTGTGTCGTGGGCGCGGGGCGCGGCTGGCCGTAGAAGGACAGGAAACTGAAGCTGGCCTGCAGCTGGAACGCGCCGTTATGGTGGCGGTCGTCGCCGATCCACCAGTCGGTCACCGGCGCCTGGGGCGACACGATCTTCACGGCGGGATGGGCGCCGATCAGGACGTGGGTGGCGTAGAAACCCGGCGCCGAAATGCCCCATACGCCCACGCGGCCGTTATGGCCCGGCACGTTTTCCAGCAGCCAGGAGACCGTATCGTAGGTATCGGTGCTCTCGTCGATGTCGGCGTCCGAGGCCTTGTCCGGGTTGTGGGGACGCACGGCCTCGAATTCCCCTTCCGACATCATCCGGCCGCGCACGTCCTGGTAGACGATGATGTAACCGTCACGGGCGAACAGCATGGACGGACCGATGCGCGTCTTGTACGCCGCCCCGTAAGGCGCCACGCTGTAGGGCGTGCGCTGCAGCAGGATGGGATAGGTCCGCGAATCGTCCTTCGGCACGTATATGGAGGTGAACAGCCTGGCCCCATCGCGCATGGGGACGTAGCGCTCCATCTTCTCGTAGTTCTGGACGATGTACCGCGCGTCGGCGTTGGCCTGGCCGAACACGGGACCGGGCAGGAAGAACAGGACCAGCACGCCGACGAAGAAGACGGGACAGGGTACGGGTTTCATAGAAGGTCTCCTGCGGGATTCATGAATTCGGTTTCAACGGGGACTTGCCGCGTTCGATTGTTAATCGCGCACGCGGTCTGATCAAATTCCGCGCATGCGATCTATTCGGCAGTCACGCGTACGGTTCGAACTGGATATTTCGAACTGGATACGAGCAATATGGATGTTTACCGCGGGAAGATCAAGAACGGCCCTTGGCCGTCAGCCGCTCGTAGGCGTCCACGACCTCGATGAAGGCGTCGTGATCACCGCCATGGTCCGGGTGGTGGACCTGGGCCAGTTCCCGGTACCGCCGCTTGA from Gemmatimonadota bacterium carries:
- a CDS encoding GNAT family N-acetyltransferase, with amino-acid sequence MEGPRNLKAREFKSLCTLVNTVFRGDGVGRMEEQYPLLFAPENYDHLLVMVDDGVVVSHVGALTRDISVLGCRMPTMSIGAVATYESHRGQGLATRLMEAAIRKAVEQDAVLMPISGGRGLYTRLGARRIGQYVLYTVPRDLLPGCEVDIRRAEAEDLLEMTRLYAEEPSRYVRSTNDLRMAVDVEWICDRDGETVVIRDGGRPVAYAGIQKRRPDREGEASRARLCEIAGSRFALVRALPDFYERFEVDCIEIVTTSSDRELASLLRPHGVTAAPQGFTGTVLVLQPERLLRAFDEYIADVLGAGTLTWEVSADSAVFRCGGKDHAVASSDLGALVFGVVPPDEDPFETFPAGLLRTAVENVFPVQLPWYGFNFV
- a CDS encoding CocE/NonD family hydrolase yields the protein MKPVPCPVFFVGVLVLFFLPGPVFGQANADARYIVQNYEKMERYVPMRDGARLFTSIYVPKDDSRTYPILLQRTPYSVAPYGAAYKTRIGPSMLFARDGYIIVYQDVRGRMMSEGEFEAVRPHNPDKASDADIDESTDTYDTVSWLLENVPGHNGRVGVWGISAPGFYATHVLIGAHPAVKIVSPQAPVTDWWIGDDRHHNGAFQLQASFSFLSFYGQPRPAPTTQRATGFRDYGTPDGYRWYLDLGPLSNINEKYLHGENKIWNAMMEHPDYDEFWQARTPLPHLRDVKPAVLVVGGFFDAQDLYGPLKTYAAVEDHNPGIVNHLVMGPWWHGGWARGSGQRYQDIYFDQPTAEHYREAIELPFFNHYLKDGPDPELPEASIFVTGSNRWHAFDRWPPREAREAYLYLAPGGGLSFDRPAGVDDYAEYVSDPEKPVPHTSQVVINRDDRYLIQDQRFAASRPDVLVFESDVLQEVVTVAGDLFANLYVSTTGEDADFIIKLIDVYPDTASYAGANPMNVKMGGFQLMVRGEVMRARYRNSFTYPEPMRPGSVTNVVFDMQDVAHTFRAGHRMMVQVQSSWFPMVDRNPQTWVPSIYDAKEEDYQAATHRVYFSRNAPSHLRMKVLE